The proteins below come from a single Podarcis muralis chromosome 8, rPodMur119.hap1.1, whole genome shotgun sequence genomic window:
- the LOC114600659 gene encoding desmocollin-1-like isoform X1, translating to MAPLARARRRGGSWTDAGLRVFVGLLVLSLFCEASKKVTFNVPSKLEAGTLIGRLNLRQYLRTSDLISSSDPDFIVLEDGSVYTTNAVSLSSEKKAFTISLNDLQGHLQKKIHVNLLSHPKKAHKTGETVLRRTKRRWSPLPTLIMENSLGPFPMQIQQLSSDTAQKYNITYSISGRGVDQPPLNYFYIERETGNLFVTVPIDREEYSEFEIICNARTLDGYTPEVPLRHVIRIEDDNDNPPMFDPVTWAFNVVENCRAGTVVGQITATDRDEPGTLHTKLKYRIVGQNPIPLQGSNTFSIHPDTGSITVAYPVLDREKITTYTILVEARDMGGQPFGLCTTATVVIEVDDANDHAPMCEHSMYEAYVSENTVGEKVMDIGVVDKDSPGTPAWHATFNIIKGNEDGAFKIVKNPDSNIGTLCVEKGLDYERNKERKLEIVVNNEAPYFLPPNSRAVSTSTCVVVVKVRDMDEGPVFDPCVFFLNIKECLPAETMVGQYTARDPETGNSEGIIYRIINDPCNWITIDNAGQIRTTRLLDREQPQMQLYQCNVTVSATDRSGKTGTGVIVVNLLDENDNFPVIPKKEYIICRDRQPVCLTAVDADLPEHGAPFSFTLPDRMIPQWKLTQHDENSAYLVPAENLPFGAYEIPVMVTDRAGKGGITEVRVIMCDCTTPSDCRYWPRVGPPVARQTPNVTLGLWAILAMIGGSLLLLLILITLCGCCGAAPVSSSKHVCDDLANQNLIISNTEAPGEEVMDPNILPVKTGNMVTCDQGTLGVKTGGQESFEMVKGHQTLESVKGGGHHTLDSVKMGHQTLERGGYGQSAMDAYRYNYSEWQNFTHPRLTEKVYLCGQDEEHKHSEDYVLSYNYEGRGSLAGSVGCCTDQQDEEALDFLDQLEPKFRTLAETCIKR from the exons GTACTAAGTTTATTTTGTGAAGCTAGCAAGAAAGTGACTTTTAACGTGCCTTCCAAACTAGAAGCAGGAACATTAATTGGCAGAT taAATCTGAGACAGTATCTTAGGACATCTGACCTGATCAGTTCAAGTGATCCTGATTTCATAGTACTAGAAGATGGTTCTGTATATACAACAAATGCTGTTTCTTTGTCTTCTGAGAAGAAAGCTTTTACCATATCGCTTAATGACTTgcaaggtcatctgcaaaagaaaATACATGTCAATTTGCTATCACATCCAAAAAAG GCTCATAAAACAGGAGAGACTGTTCTTAGACGAACTAAACGAAGATGGAGTCCTCTTCCAACCCTAATAATGGAAAACTCACTAGGACCTTTCCCAATGCAAATTCAGCAG CTGTCTTCTGATACAGCCCAAAAATACAACATCACATATTCTATAAGTGGTCGTGGAGTCGACCAACCACcactaaattatttttatattgagAGGGAAACAGGAAATCTCTTTGTTACTGTCCCAATAGATCGGGAAGAGTATTCAGAATTTGAG ATAATTTGCAATGCAAGGACATTAGATGGCTATactccagaggtaccacttagACATGTAATCCGAATTGAGGATGATAATGACAACCCACCAATGTTTGACCCAGTTACTTGGGCTTTTAATGTTGTAGAAAACTGCAGAGCTG GTACCGTGGTTGGACAAATAACCGCAACAGACAGAGATGAACCTGGTACACTGCACACTAAACTGAAATACAGAATTGTGGGCCAGAATCCTATACCGCTTCAAGGTTCCAATACGTTCTCTATACATCCAGATACAGGTTCTATTACTGTGGCATATCCAGTTCTGGACAGAGAG AAAATAACGACATACACAATACTGGTAGAAGCAAGAGATATGGGAGGTcagccctttggtttgtgcactACTGCAACAGTTGTAATTGAAGTTGATGATGCAAATGATCATGCACCCATGTGTGAGCACAGCATG TATGaagcatatgttagtgaaaacacAGTTGGCGAAAAAGTAATGGACATCGGTGTCGTAGACAAAGATTCACCTGGAACACCTGCCTGGCATGCTACCTTCAACATTATAAAGGGAAATGAAGATGGTGCTTTCAAAATTGTAAAAAATCCTGATTCAAATATTGGTACACTATGTGTTGAAAAG ggGCTAGACTACGAAAGAAACAAGGAGAGAAAGTTGGAAATTGTTGTAAATAATGAAGCACCTTATTTCCTCCCACCAAATTCAAGAGCAGTTTCTACAAGTACTTGCGTCGTCGTTGTCAAAGTGCGGGATATGGACGAAGGCCCTGTATTTGATCCTTGTGTATTTTTTTTGAACATCAAGGAGTGTTTGCCTGCTGAAACGATGGTTGGCCAGTACACAGCAAGGGACCCAGAAACTGGAAATTCTGAAGGCATAAT TTATAGAATAATAAATGATCCCTGTAACTGGATCACCATTGACAACGCAGGTCAGATCAGAACCACTAGACTCCTAGACAGGGAGCAACCACAAATGCAGCTCTACCAGTGTAACGTAACAGTCTCTGCAACGGACAGGA GTGGTAAAACAGGCACTGGAGTAATAGTGGTTAATCTATTAGATGAGAACGACAATTTCCCAGTGATTCCCAAGAAAGAGTACATAATTTGCAGAGACAGACAACCAGTTTGCCTTACTGCTGTGGATGCTGATTTACCTGAACATGGAGCCCCTTTCAGTTTTACTCTTCCTGACCGCATGATCCCACAGTGGAAATTGACACAACATGATG AGAACTCTGCATACCTGGTACCAGCAGAGAATTTGCCATTTGGCGCTTATGAGATCCCTGTGATGGTAACTGATCGTGCAGGCAAAGGTGGAATTACTGAAGTTCGTGTAATTATGTGTGATTGCACCACCCCTAGTGATTGCCGTTACTGGCCACGGGTGGGGCCACCGGTTGCACGTCAGACTCCTAATGTGACTCTTGGTCTTTGGGCCATCCTTGCAATGATTGGGGGATCCTTGTTGCTATTAT TAATCCTGATAACACTTTGCGGCTGTTGTGGTGCTGCGCCTGTGAGTAGCAGTAAGCATGTGTGTGATGATTTAGCTAATCAGAACTTGATCATTTCAAACACTGAAGCACCTGGTGAAGAAGTAATG gACCCCAATATACTTCCTGTGAAAACAGGAAACATGGTTACTTGTGATCAAGGAACTCTTGGAGTGAAAACTGGAGGACAGGAAAGCTTTGAGATGGTCAAGGGACACCAGACACTGGAATCAGTCAAGGGCGGAGGACACCACACCTTAGACTCTGTTAAAATGGGGCACCAGACATTAGAAAGAGGAGGATATGGACAATCTGCGATGGATGCATATAGATACAATTATTCAGAATGGCAAAATTTTACACACCCTCGCCTAACTGAG AAGGTATATCTCTGTGGACAAGATGAAGAGCATAAGCATTCCGAAGACTATGTCCTTTCATATAATTATGAAGGAAGAGGATCGCTGGCTGGCTCTGTAGGCTGCTGCACTGATCAGCAAGATGAAGAGGCGCTTGACTTTTTAGATCAGCTGGAACCAAAGTTTAGGACATTAGCAGAAACCTGTATAAAGAGATAA
- the LOC114600659 gene encoding desmocollin-2-like isoform X2, producing MAPLARARRRGGSWTDAGLRVFVGLLVLSLFCEASKKVTFNVPSKLEAGTLIGRLNLRQYLRTSDLISSSDPDFIVLEDGSVYTTNAVSLSSEKKAFTISLNDLQGHLQKKIHVNLLSHPKKAHKTGETVLRRTKRRWSPLPTLIMENSLGPFPMQIQQLSSDTAQKYNITYSISGRGVDQPPLNYFYIERETGNLFVTVPIDREEYSEFEIICNARTLDGYTPEVPLRHVIRIEDDNDNPPMFDPVTWAFNVVENCRAGTVVGQITATDRDEPGTLHTKLKYRIVGQNPIPLQGSNTFSIHPDTGSITVAYPVLDREKITTYTILVEARDMGGQPFGLCTTATVVIEVDDANDHAPMCEHSMYEAYVSENTVGEKVMDIGVVDKDSPGTPAWHATFNIIKGNEDGAFKIVKNPDSNIGTLCVEKGLDYERNKERKLEIVVNNEAPYFLPPNSRAVSTSTCVVVVKVRDMDEGPVFDPCVFFLNIKECLPAETMVGQYTARDPETGNSEGIIYRIINDPCNWITIDNAGQIRTTRLLDREQPQMQLYQCNVTVSATDRSGKTGTGVIVVNLLDENDNFPVIPKKEYIICRDRQPVCLTAVDADLPEHGAPFSFTLPDRMIPQWKLTQHDENSAYLVPAENLPFGAYEIPVMVTDRAGKGGITEVRVIMCDCTTPSDCRYWPRVGPPVARQTPNVTLGLWAILAMIGGSLLLLLILITLCGCCGAAPVSSSKHVCDDLANQNLIISNTEAPGEEVMDPNILPVKTGNMVTCDQGTLGVKTGGQESFEMVKGHQTLESVKGGGHHTLDSVKMGHQTLERGGYGQSAMDAYRYNYSEWQNFTHPRLTEEPIRGHTLIKN from the exons GTACTAAGTTTATTTTGTGAAGCTAGCAAGAAAGTGACTTTTAACGTGCCTTCCAAACTAGAAGCAGGAACATTAATTGGCAGAT taAATCTGAGACAGTATCTTAGGACATCTGACCTGATCAGTTCAAGTGATCCTGATTTCATAGTACTAGAAGATGGTTCTGTATATACAACAAATGCTGTTTCTTTGTCTTCTGAGAAGAAAGCTTTTACCATATCGCTTAATGACTTgcaaggtcatctgcaaaagaaaATACATGTCAATTTGCTATCACATCCAAAAAAG GCTCATAAAACAGGAGAGACTGTTCTTAGACGAACTAAACGAAGATGGAGTCCTCTTCCAACCCTAATAATGGAAAACTCACTAGGACCTTTCCCAATGCAAATTCAGCAG CTGTCTTCTGATACAGCCCAAAAATACAACATCACATATTCTATAAGTGGTCGTGGAGTCGACCAACCACcactaaattatttttatattgagAGGGAAACAGGAAATCTCTTTGTTACTGTCCCAATAGATCGGGAAGAGTATTCAGAATTTGAG ATAATTTGCAATGCAAGGACATTAGATGGCTATactccagaggtaccacttagACATGTAATCCGAATTGAGGATGATAATGACAACCCACCAATGTTTGACCCAGTTACTTGGGCTTTTAATGTTGTAGAAAACTGCAGAGCTG GTACCGTGGTTGGACAAATAACCGCAACAGACAGAGATGAACCTGGTACACTGCACACTAAACTGAAATACAGAATTGTGGGCCAGAATCCTATACCGCTTCAAGGTTCCAATACGTTCTCTATACATCCAGATACAGGTTCTATTACTGTGGCATATCCAGTTCTGGACAGAGAG AAAATAACGACATACACAATACTGGTAGAAGCAAGAGATATGGGAGGTcagccctttggtttgtgcactACTGCAACAGTTGTAATTGAAGTTGATGATGCAAATGATCATGCACCCATGTGTGAGCACAGCATG TATGaagcatatgttagtgaaaacacAGTTGGCGAAAAAGTAATGGACATCGGTGTCGTAGACAAAGATTCACCTGGAACACCTGCCTGGCATGCTACCTTCAACATTATAAAGGGAAATGAAGATGGTGCTTTCAAAATTGTAAAAAATCCTGATTCAAATATTGGTACACTATGTGTTGAAAAG ggGCTAGACTACGAAAGAAACAAGGAGAGAAAGTTGGAAATTGTTGTAAATAATGAAGCACCTTATTTCCTCCCACCAAATTCAAGAGCAGTTTCTACAAGTACTTGCGTCGTCGTTGTCAAAGTGCGGGATATGGACGAAGGCCCTGTATTTGATCCTTGTGTATTTTTTTTGAACATCAAGGAGTGTTTGCCTGCTGAAACGATGGTTGGCCAGTACACAGCAAGGGACCCAGAAACTGGAAATTCTGAAGGCATAAT TTATAGAATAATAAATGATCCCTGTAACTGGATCACCATTGACAACGCAGGTCAGATCAGAACCACTAGACTCCTAGACAGGGAGCAACCACAAATGCAGCTCTACCAGTGTAACGTAACAGTCTCTGCAACGGACAGGA GTGGTAAAACAGGCACTGGAGTAATAGTGGTTAATCTATTAGATGAGAACGACAATTTCCCAGTGATTCCCAAGAAAGAGTACATAATTTGCAGAGACAGACAACCAGTTTGCCTTACTGCTGTGGATGCTGATTTACCTGAACATGGAGCCCCTTTCAGTTTTACTCTTCCTGACCGCATGATCCCACAGTGGAAATTGACACAACATGATG AGAACTCTGCATACCTGGTACCAGCAGAGAATTTGCCATTTGGCGCTTATGAGATCCCTGTGATGGTAACTGATCGTGCAGGCAAAGGTGGAATTACTGAAGTTCGTGTAATTATGTGTGATTGCACCACCCCTAGTGATTGCCGTTACTGGCCACGGGTGGGGCCACCGGTTGCACGTCAGACTCCTAATGTGACTCTTGGTCTTTGGGCCATCCTTGCAATGATTGGGGGATCCTTGTTGCTATTAT TAATCCTGATAACACTTTGCGGCTGTTGTGGTGCTGCGCCTGTGAGTAGCAGTAAGCATGTGTGTGATGATTTAGCTAATCAGAACTTGATCATTTCAAACACTGAAGCACCTGGTGAAGAAGTAATG gACCCCAATATACTTCCTGTGAAAACAGGAAACATGGTTACTTGTGATCAAGGAACTCTTGGAGTGAAAACTGGAGGACAGGAAAGCTTTGAGATGGTCAAGGGACACCAGACACTGGAATCAGTCAAGGGCGGAGGACACCACACCTTAGACTCTGTTAAAATGGGGCACCAGACATTAGAAAGAGGAGGATATGGACAATCTGCGATGGATGCATATAGATACAATTATTCAGAATGGCAAAATTTTACACACCCTCGCCTAACTGAG GAACCCATTAGAGGACACACTCTGATTAAAAATTAA